The Saprospiraceae bacterium genomic interval CCCGGATTTTCCTTCGTATTTTTTAAAAAGGGCCTCCACTTTATAGACTTCGTCCATGGTTTCATCCAGGTAAAACCTGAGTTCTGGCATGACACGGACCTGCTTTTTAATTTTTTGGTGAAGCGATGTCTTAAGCCTGGCGATATGCTCTTCCATAGCTTCGATCACCTGATCTTTCGGCTGGATATTAAAAATGCTTAAATAGATTTTGGCAAGTGCCAGATCCGGGCTCATCATCACATGGGTCACGGTAACCAAGGCCTGTGCACCATAAATATAACGGCCTTCGGCAGTCAATACCATACTGAACTGCCTGCGGATCAATTCGCCAACCTGCTTTTGCCTGATGCTTTCCATATCCCAGCTATTGCCAACAAAGCTAAGTTGAAATCGTTTAAATCGTCTCAAAACTTAATAAGCCGGGACGAAATGGATGGTAAATGCAATTTG includes:
- a CDS encoding ribosome-binding factor A; the encoded protein is MESIRQKQVGELIRRQFSMVLTAEGRYIYGAQALVTVTHVMMSPDLALAKIYLSIFNIQPKDQVIEAMEEHIARLKTSLHQKIKKQVRVMPELRFYLDETMDEVYKVEALFKKYEGKSGSTPEEG